taaaaaatctTGAAGTTATTCGTACCAGATTCTTTTGGGGTAGCAATAACTCAAAGAGAAAAATGGCATGGATTAAGTGGGATCAAGTTCTCAATTCGTTTTCTCGAGGCGGGTTGAACATTGGTAGTTTGAAGGCTTTCAATTTAGCCTTAATTATCAAATGGCGGTGGCGTTATCTTTCATCTCCGGGCTATATGTGGGTCAAGGTTATTAAGGCCATACATGGTAACCACTTTGATTACACTATTGGTTCTAGTCCTTGGTGTGCTATTGTCCATACGTGTCAAAAAGTTGTTACTGACAGTGTTCTTTCTCAAAATTATATTCAATTGGAGGTTGGAAACGGAAGAAATGTGAGTTTCTGGCATGACTCGTGGTGCGGTTCTTCTCCGTTAGTGTCCCGATTTAACAGGTTGTACCATCTTGACATTAACAGACTCGACTCAGTGGCGGATAAGTGGGTAGAAGGAGAATGGAGGTGGGTGTGGTCAAGAGAAGAAATTGGTAGCAGAAACATGACTTCATTGTTGAACTTGTTACAAGAATTACAGAACGTTAATGTCTCGAACCGAGAGGATTGTTGGAAGTGCTCTCTTAATGGAGATGGTTTATTCACGGTAAAAGATACGAGAGAGCACATTGATAGATCGATTCTGTATTCTCATCATGTTCCTACGTCGTGGGTAAAGACTCTCCCTAAGAAAGTGAACGTTTTTTGGTGGCGTTTCAAGTTAGATGCTCTTCCGTTACGTTGGAACTTATCCACAAAAGGTATTATGTTGGATTCACAGAATTGCCCGGTTTGTGACACTGACGTAGAACGGTTAAAACATCTTTTTTTTGAGTGTACGATTGCAACCGACATTTGGAGGTTGGTTCGTATTTGGCTAGATTGTGGGTTACCTAGCTTCTCGTGTTGGTTGGATGTTGAAAATTGGATCGAAGACGCAAGGATGCCGACTACTACTAAGCTCCGGATTACTTCTATCGTTGTTACTCTCTTGTGGGCTATTTGGAGGTACCGGAACGGTGTAATTTTTAATGATAGTGTAATTCGTAAATGTAATTTATTTGATGTCATTAAACTTTTTTCATTTCGTTGGCTTAAAAACCGAGGTCATGAAGTTTCAAATTGGAACTCGTGGCTTCAAAGGCCGTTGTAACCTTCTCCCTTAGCGCCTTGCTAGGGAGCGTTttcttttcttatatatatatatatatatattgtttattgccgtaaaaaaaaaaacatgataagcaatcaaacttgttaagacttgattatttgaaatgagtttcatatagacaattgaccacccaagttgaccggcaattcacgaacattaaaaacttgtaaaaactacatgatgttatataaatggatatatatatatatatatatggttaacatgagattatgataagtaagtatctccataaatatgttaacaatgagttatatacaaacaaatgagattattgatttaagaaactcgaaaatgatatatataacgattatcgttataacaacgtcttactaaatacatatgtatcatattaagatattgttacactatatttagcatgataaaatgataattaagtaaatcattaagtgtgttaacaatgaactacatatgtaaaaacaagactactaacttaaggatttctaaacgagacatatatgtaacgattatcgttgtaatagtattttaatatatatatatatatatatatatatatatatatatatatatatatatatatatatatatatatatatatatatatatatatatatatatatatatatatatatatgatgttaagatatatttatacaccatgttattatgataacataacaatttaacatcttatttaagtattataacaatggattaattacatttaacaagatcgttaacttaaaggtttcaaaacaacatttacatgtaacgactaacggtgacttaataactcagttgaaatgtatatacatgtagtgtattaatatgtattagtacacttttgaaagacttcaagacacatatcaaagtacttctacttagcaaaaatgctcacaattacattctcattcattttcatcaacaattctactcgtatgtacccgtattcgtactcgtacaatacacagcttctagatgtatttactattgtgatatacacctttaatcattcattcttagcagccatattAGAGTAAAAAACATGTGAAactattatttaacaacttgtatgactaatgagctaaaaacaaacttaaggatctttttttttctttaaaataagtaatcccgtttttatgatttcaccctatTTTTTCattctattttctcatacttacactccaaattctctctcaaaatactcctaacatcatacttgatcatctccaagcattttcaccatcttttagcttcaattacaagctttaatcatcataaaaacaaccattcaagaacactttaagaaatctttcaaacttgctagcttacttccaatcttgcaaattcatttcaagtgatcatccaatctcaagaaatatttcttatttacagtaagatatctttctaattcaaggtaatactcatactcaaactttgattcaatttctataactataacaatcttatttcgagtggaaatcttacttgaacttgttttcgtgtcatgattctacttcaagaactttcaagccatccaaggatcctttgaagctagatctatttttctcttttctagtaggtttatccacaaaacttgaggaagtaatgatgttcataacatcattcgattcatacatataaagctatcttattcgaagatttaaacttgtaatcactagaacatagtttagttaattctaaacttgttcgcaaacaaagttaatccttctaacttgacttttaaaatcaactaaacacatgttctatatctatatgatatgctaacttaatgattgatttaaaacctggaaacacgaagaacaccgtaaaaccggacatacgccgtagtagtgaaaccgggggctgttttgggttagaaaaataaaaactatcttaatctttgaattggaagtttgttttctggaaaaatgatattacatatgaacatgatactatatccaaaaatcatggttaaacacaaagtggaagtatgtttttcaaaatggtcatcaagatgtcgttctttcgacggaaatgactacctctttaaaaaatgacttgtaacctgtatttctgactataagcttatactttttctgtttagtttcataaatttcagttcattatgaaaccatagcaacttgaatcactcaaaacggatttgaaacgaagaaatgacgggtaaaacaaaattgaataaatttattagttttagctacgaaaattttgtaacaaatctagactaaacatatcctaactaatttatattgtattatacatattatgtaatcttgggataccataaacacgtatgcaatgttttgacatatcatattgacccatctatatatatattaacaaccatagacactctatatgcagtaatgtttgagttagctatacatggttgaggttgattccaaaatattatatatactttgagttgtgatctagcctgagacttgtatacactgggtcgtggattgatttgagataatatatattgatttatttcagcacatctaactgtggacaactagttgtaggttactaacgaggactgctaacttaacaaatttaaatcataaaaacttaataaaaaatgttgtgaatatatttaaatcatactttgatatatatgtacatatttgttataggttcgtgaatcgaccagtggccaagtcttatttccaacaaaggaaaaatctgtgaaagtgagttatagtcccacttttaaaatctattatctttgggatgagaatacatgcagttttataaatgttttacaaaatagacacaagtgatcaaaattacattctatattgaattatcgaaccgaatatgcccctttttttagcttggtagcctaagaattggtgtttattataattgccaccaattgacgtgaatcctaaagatagatctatttggcccaacaagcctcatccgaggtacggatgctttagtacttcgatttatcatgtccgatgagagtcccggaatgatggggatattctatatgcatcctgttaaggtcggttaccaggtgttcatcatatgaataatttttttgcagattgcatgttgtttatgagaaatggaaatatgaaatcttgtggtctattattacgatttgataaatatataggttaaacctatagctcaccaacatttttgttgacgtttaaagcatgtttattctcaggtgattattaagagcttccgctgttgcatgctaatttatggacaagagttggagtcagcatgcttgtataatattgtttaaaaactgcattcgaagacttaaattgatgtgtaatattattgtaaaccattgtgtAATAATCATgtgaaaacgttatattttagattatcattatttgataatcgtcgtaatatttttaaacctttatcgataaaataaaggttatggtttgttttaaaatcgaatgcagtctttgaaaaacgtctcatatagaggtcaaaacttctcaacgaaatcaattaatatggaacgtttataaatcgatatgaacggaacatttcacatAACATACTGTGTCTCAAACAAACGTACGTAAGTAGATTGATTGAGATCCAAAATCTAGGATCACAATTATTAATTTACTAAAGAATAGTAATATTCAAATGATTAAAATACTAATATCTCACCCATATTAGTATAAGAATCCCAACCATACACAAGTCAAAAACGACTTGCAAATCCATTAGCAAATTAAATAGGAAAGATAGAGATTGCGTACTCATATGTTGAATATTGTACTCATATGTCGAATATCccaccatatgaataattattcAATCCTTTACTTTCAACATGGATCCCATATCCAGTAATTGTAGATATGGTTTACCTATAAGCCACCACACTTTGAATGATCAAAAGTTAATACACCATTTCAATTTCCTGCCGTTTACCAAAACCATTCCTTCATAATCTTCATCCTTTCAAGACTTCACAAGATTCACCCCGGTCTTGATTCTCGAAATACTCTATTAAATTGTTGGAGAAATATGGATTAGTGAGTAAAGAATCAATAACTggattgatactagaatcgtgtgaacactttcttaatagagtatttAGACTCACTTGGTcacgggttacacgaaatcactattaggataagactagtatgaaAAATCGTCTTGACCAAAAGATAATTGTTCCTTGCAATTCTAGAAAGCATAATTTGTAAGTTTTGTTTTGAAAGTGTGTTAGACATGTTCAAAATCTGGAACATTAAGTAAAGTGTCTAACCATTCATatggaaatgaatccatatatttataatgggtcaaaatgtGTCTTTGAAGAGTCACACCTCTTTATATGAACCCACATAATGTTTGGAATGTCACACCCATGTATTTGTGCTTAAACAAGTCCAAATACATGAAAAAACCGTTCATAAATGTCCTGGAACAACCCCATaacgtttggggttcaaatgtgTCTTTTGGGTTGAAAAGCACATTTTCAGCGAAccagtgttaagccgcgccgcgggcctgagagccgcgccgcgggctaacaaagaACCACACTTGAAAATACGCCAAAACCCTCTACCTGAAATTtatgccttaagccgcgccgcggcttaaccctGTCCAGCAGCCCAAATTAATTTCTTATGGATTTTCATGCGTATGGCCTTTTCAAGTCTCGtttcgcattccttaagttccaaatATTATTTTCAAGCTCACTAACATAACCTCAAACCATTTTACGCTTTACGAACgtgcactccacactctccaaaTCCGTGTAGCGTTTCAATAGTTCGAGCACTTTCAACTTACCAATCCAATCAcctaaaatgacgttggatcatgctaaaatcaccaacatgtaATTCGGAGTTAATTTCCTCATATTTTGTAAAATTTGACTTTAATAATAAAATGTGGCGTGGGGATGAGACATCTAGCTTGACTAGGTTTCTAATCCGTAAAAATTGTGTATTATTTGTTTATAAAGGGGGTATATATTTGGTTCGTCCGGGGCATCAGATAATTTAGGACCGGCTCCGGTGGACGGTTTAGTATGGATGGTTCGTAATGTATCAACCTTGATCAACAAAACCATAATTTGATCTTAAATTTTGGTTCGATTAATCTTTGTAGCACCAATAGCTAGGATTTTTAACTAGCTTATAGCTCACATGAACCTTTTGAATCATAATAAATGTTGTGCATGAACACTCCATCTTTAATTGTAAAGCAATGCTAAACGTGCACCCTATTGTTTATAAATTCATACTCTACCTTACTCGTGTTCATTTATTAATCCTTCATAGGCAATAGGAACGATAGAAATCCCATTTTCACCATTAATCTACATATGGTTGGTTGATGTTTTAAGATGAATAGTGCTATATCCACTATTTAAATTGAAAATTTACAACAATTGTATATTAAATATTTGTACCATACTAAGGCACAAGTGTGATAGATTTGTCAATTTAAGTGGTAAATATATCAATGCTCCTTTTACGATACTAGTATCATTGTATGTAATAAAGACTTAAAAAGTCATTTACGATTAAATTAAGACGGAAGGACCACCCTTAACCACTATTACCTTGGCACATCATCCATAAAACCACCCACAAAACCTACCGTAACAACTTATTCCCACCATTTCAAAAACTGGTTTAACGTTTGGACTATGAAATCTTTAATTCCACGATATTATCGGAACACTAGAACGCTTAATTATGTGCGTCAAAATAACGTTAAAACCTGATAATCGCTTTACAAATTAAACTTAATATATTGCAAAGTTGCGCCTAATGTTCGTGATAAATACTAACTATAGTTGAAATTTGGTAAATATTGAAGTGGGGTTTGTTTTAATTGATTCCGAATTTGGAAGATATGTTGAATTATTATTGAATTGAATGGTGATGGTAACTTGTGAGGCTGAACAACCCTTAAATGGTGAGAGTAAATGCATATTTACATAATTTCTGTAGAGGGTAATCATGTTTCAGTTTTTTTCTACAGTCTGCAGGTGGATGAAATGTTTGTCATGTCTTTCATTTGCCATTATATTTCAATGTACTACTACTAATTTTTTAAGGTGATCGACCTCAAATTTTGGCAAGATGCTCTTATGGAGAGTACAAGTCTTGATCAATTTTGTACTACTACTTTGTGTTGCCTCAagttattaaataaaatatattgtgTAGAATcagggccggtcccgagaattTAAGTGCCCCGAGCGAAGTAGGAAAAAAGGCCCTTATACCTAGTGAATAATATGAACTATATAAAAAAAACCACAAATTGTCACTTGTGGGACTTGAACCCACGCTAATTTCAAGAGGTAAATGAAACATGGGAGTTAGACCGTTGAGCTAACTTGAGATTTCATTAATATTTTGCTACTGATTATATTTAATTGATATATGCCCGAACAAGTTAGTGGACTTAGTCACATTTTTTGGGCCCCTAAAAAAACGGGCCCTGAGCAATTGTCCACTTTGTTCCCCTATTGGGCCGGGCCTGTGTAGAATAgtatgatatataataataataattttttttttttttttgaaaagctataataataataacaataatgtataTGAAACGTAAACAAATACGGAGTAAGGTTTTTGCTACAGTGACTATACGAAAACTACAACTAATTATACTAAGATATATGCAGTTTAACTGGATGATCATTTCTCCATCCACTCAACATATGTTTCTAGTGAGGTTCTAAAAGTACGACCTTTTGTGTTATATCATAACTCCTACATTTAGGGGTGCGTTTAATATATAAGAGAAAGCGTTAAATGATTCAAAATTTAAATGAACAAAAGATTGTGAATAAACCTAGTTTAGTTGACTATATAACCGTTTAATGATAATTCTGAATGAACATTCTTTTATTGTGTAAAATTACTATATTGATTCTGGACCTTGTAGCTCAGACATCTCGGGGAGATTGCAAGGGGACCTCACCAATATTACTAACAGTTTATCTAGTTTTGTACCTTGTAGCTCAGGTCGGGAGGAATGGATATGGACCTTAAGCCCTAATGGATCGTTCTCGGTTAACGCGCTTACGAAACTTTTGACGAAAGTCTCGCTGAATTCTGGACCCTTTCCTGCTCGCACCTTACGCAACCACCTCGCTCCATTAAAGGTAGAGCTCTTTGTATGGCGGGCTAGACAACTTCGtcttccaactaggattgaactggATAAGCGGGGCATGGACCTAGGAACGGTTCGATGTCCACTTTGTGATAATGATCTCGAGTCGGTGGAACACTCGCTGTTTCGGTGCAAGGTTGCTTTTGAAACTTGGGTTAAGATTTACAACTGGTGGAATATTGGCCCGCTACCTTCTCTCACCATGACTGATGTTTTCCTTGGTCATGGCATTTCGTTTTGCTCACCTGTGGGCAGGCAAATGTGGCAAGCAGTCGAATGGATTACGGGATATTTGATTTGGAAAAATAGAAATGTTTGCACCTTCACTAAGTCAAAACCTACTTGTGATCTTGTTTTCAAGGAAATACAGCTGAAGACTTTTGAATGGATCTCTAATAGAAATAAAAAGTCATCGCTTCAATGGGACCTTTGGATCTCTAATCCTCGAGCTTTCGATTCAAATGCCAAAGCATCTAGGAGGACTGGTATTGGCTAATAGATATTCCACCTGTAGGTTTTTTGCCTCACTCCCGGAGTAGTCGTTTTGGACGGGGAGAAATTGGGTTTGTCCGGCGTGCTTTGTCGTTGAATTGCCAACACTGTGCTTCGGGCCATCCCAGCTTGTCTTCTCAAGTTAAATCCCCCCTTAACGATAATGAACGGACTACGGCGTTTTCCTACGTGTTTTGGTGGGATTAACTCTGCTAAAATTTCTTTACTCTCGTTTTGGTTCTCGTTTTTGGTTTATCCTGGGTGTATATTTCTCGTTTTGTTGATTGAATGTAACTTGTATATTGTttcctatattaataatatatattatctttttgccgttaaaaaaaaaaactatattgaTTTTTCACATGCACAAACAGAACTTAAAAAATCACTCACATTAAGAACATTAATATCAAAATTTGTTAAGTTAATTCAAAATTGATAACAAATTAACCACATAAAAAATTCACTCATAATATTACCTTTTTTAAGTGTttctaaaaacataaaaaaaaattcacaaacggctattttattttcattatttttaaatGGCTCGGATGATGGAGTGCATGAAATCGATGTTATCCTGTGGGATCTGGGATCCATTGGAGTTAAACCGGGCGGTTTATATGGGTTCTttccattatttatttttatacgtAGTACtttttagttataaatataaatataaatataaatataaatataaatataaatatttttaaaatgaatatataatattattaagtaATCCCGAAGATAATGGCTTACTGTCATGCCAGCTTCCAAACTCTTCCAATTATACTTTatacctttttttattttttttatttataattattatttttttaaaagcaaaacaaaacaattattaatattattattattattatatatatatatataaaggagtTACTTACAACATGGTACAATTTGAGTACCTGTAAACAATACAAAAAAGAATATGACTATGAACTCTAAAAGACTACCAATATAAACAGAATGTACATTCACTAGTAAGGAGAAACTTACACGATTATGCGTCAAGATATTGAGACGGGTTCACAAGCCATTGGTTCCATTCAATTTTCTTCTTTCGCGAACGATTAGCGCACCACTCGAAGCTTTTTATTTGAATCTCGTTAAGAGTTACCGAAGCACATGTCCATTTATTTTTAAACAGCCGCAAGTCCACTCAAAAGTTTGCCATAGCTTAGCCCCCCAAGCCGTTTTAATCTTTGGATTCTTCCCACAAAACATGTCGTCAACACTCAGATTGCTTAGCGGGCCTAGATTCCACCACTTATAGACTCGTTCTCATATTTGATTGGCGTGTTTGCAAAATATAAACGCGTGATCAATGGATTCGATCTCGTCATTACAAGTTGGACAACGTACCGAATCTAGATCGATTCCTTTCTTATCTAATTCAATGAGAACCGGCATTCTTTTTAGTTTGGTCCTCCAAGCGAAAATCTCTAATTTTTTTGGAACTAAGTTGTTCCTTAGTGTCACTTGATCTGGGATGGATTGTGAAAGCAATGACTCATCGATCAACTTTGAAAGTCTATTAGTGTCACTTGATCTGGGATGGATTGTGAAAGCAATGACTCATCGATCAACTTTGAAAGTCTATTAGTGTGACTTTGTTCTTGTTAAAAGTCCATATCCATTTATCCTCCCCATTACTTGCCACCCGAAATGATTCCAGCATGCTGATTTGTTCGGTTAGTTCTCCACTGGTCCTGCCTCTCGGATCCCTCAACCATTCCCAAGATGTCACACATTCTGATCCATTCCATTTTACTCGATCTTTAACCAAGCAGCCCTTATCTGAATCAAGTAGGAATAGTCTATTGAACCTGCATTTTAATTTGACATTCCCAAGCCAATAGTCGTCCCAAAACTTTGTTCTCTTCCCATTACCGATTTCCTTTTTAAAGCTACCTTTGAAGTTTATATCCAAGTTATCCATGTCCAGCCCGTTTTGAATGATGTAGTACCATGTTGTTCAATAGAAACTTCGGTTATAATCTGACGGATCAGAATGATCACCAAGTTTTCCATGAAACCCATAAATACTTGTAATAATTTTGTTCCAAAAAGCATCCTTTTCCGTTTTAAATCGCCACCACCATTTGTCTAAGAGAGCATGATTTTTCCCGTTTAAAGTCCCAATACCCAACCCGCCCGACTTATAAGAACATAGAACCCGATCCCATTTAACCTAATAAATTTTCGAGTATTCACCCGTCTCGCCCCAAAGGAAATTGCGACGAAGtttttctaaagatttcaacacACCTGGGGAGCTCCGAAAAGAGAAAAATAATACAATGGGAGACTTTTGAGAACGGACTTCACGAGGGTTAAACGACCACCGAATGATAAAGATTTAGATCTCCAACTGGAAAGTTTAGACTGGAACTTTTCTGGGACGGGAGACCAATCACCGGCTTTGTTCACCCGGGATCCAATGGGAAGACTCAAATATGTAAATGGAAATGTGCCAAGTTTGCACCCTATCCGGCTGCACATTACGTTCAACTCATGACCATCTATTCCGAAGCCAAGCTTTTATGGAAATTCACTTTTAATGCAGAAACCACTTCAAAACTCTTAAGTAGCATCATAGTGTTAGTCACATTTTCACGACTATATTCACCGAAAAACAGGGTGTCATCTGCGTAATGTAAATGAGAAAGTATTACCTTATCCGACCCAATTTCGACCCCACGAATAAGACCCTTATTAACAGCAGCTTTTGACATTAAATTCAGACTTTCGGCCGCGAGAATAAAAAGGAAGGGAGATAGAGGATCCCCTTGGCGTACCTCGTGGTCTAGATGAAATTCATTAGATGGAGAGCCGTTTAGGAGCACCGAAATCGACGCAAAAGATAGGCAGGAGTGCATCCATTTTCACCATTTATCCTTgaaccccattcgttttaatatatCGAAAAGAAAATCCCATCTGATACTATCGAATGGCTTTTCGAAATCGAATTTAAAAAGGAAGCTCTTCTTTTTGTTTTTGTTTAGATCGAAAATGGCTTTGTTAGCAAT
The window above is part of the Rutidosis leptorrhynchoides isolate AG116_Rl617_1_P2 chromosome 1, CSIRO_AGI_Rlap_v1, whole genome shotgun sequence genome. Proteins encoded here:
- the LOC139890096 gene encoding uncharacterized protein; translation: MFDEVNSGASFNQVNPRVTLTSDDNVFLERDFDEIEIKNAVWACGSSKAPGPDGYSFKFIKFFWDILGADFCRDVRSFFESATMPHGANSAFFTLIPKVKNPVLVTDFRPISLIGAFYKTITKLLTNRLVNIIDKIISSTQSAFISGRQILDGPMMLSEIIARFEKSNRKMLLFKVDFEKAYDSVNWDYLVFMLKSLGFGSRWCGWILGCLKSARTSVLINGSPTREFTLKRGLRQGDPLSPFLFIIVMEGLHLAFNQAKEAKYIRGINLGSNDLKLSHFFYADDVIIMSEWRRRELGNILRILEVFFLVSGLKINVSKSHFFGVGVNPVIVNLVAARFGCRLGSFPTKYLGIPIGLNMKRVSSWDNLMRKFNNRLATWKAGLLSSGGRLTLLKSVMGSLGIYYMSLFKCPETVIKNLEVIRTRFFWGSNNSKRKMAWIKWDQVLNSFSRGGLNIGSLKAFNLALIIKWRWRYLSSPGYMWVKVIKAIHGNHFDYTIGSSPWCAIVHTCQKVVTDSVLSQNYIQLEVGNGRNVSFWHDSWCGSSPLVSRFNRLYHLDINRLDSVADKWVEGEWRWVWSREEIGSRNMTSLLNLLQELQNVNVSNREDCWKCSLNGDGLFTVKDTREHIDRSILYSHHVPTSWVKTLPKKVNVFWWRFKLDALPLRWNLSTKGIMLDSQNCPVCDTDVERLKHLFFECTIATDIWRLVRIWLDCGLPSFSCWLDVENWIEDARMPTTTKLRITSIVVTLLWAIWSSDISGRLQGDLTNITNSLSSFVPCSSGREEWIWTLSPNGSFSVNALTKLLTKVSLNSGPFPARTLRNHLAPLKVELFVWRARQLRLPTRIELDKRGMDLGTVRCPLCDNDLESVEHSLFRCKVAFETWVKIYNWWNIGPLPSLTMTDVFLGHGISFCSPVGRQMWQAVEWITGYLIWKNRNVCTFTKSKPTCDLVFKEIQLKTFEWISNRNKKSSLQWDLWISNPRAFDSNAKASRRTGIG